A region of Silurus meridionalis isolate SWU-2019-XX chromosome 13, ASM1480568v1, whole genome shotgun sequence DNA encodes the following proteins:
- the fli1 gene encoding Friend leukemia integration 1 transcription factor isoform X3 has product MEALSVVSEDQSLFEPPYAAAAPLPKTDMTASSTQDYGQQHKINPIPPQQEWINQPARINVKREYDHLNGTRESPVDCSVGKCNKLVSSSETSQMGYGGYMDEKTAPPPNMTTNERRVIVPADPSLWSPDHVRQWLDWAVKEYGLLEIDTAMFQNTDGKELCKMSKEDFLRLTTAYNAEVLLSHLNYLRESSSSISYNAPSHTDQSPRLAAKEDASYDAVRRTGWSNSMHSGKGSPTVVSQNVSKSTEQTRPQPDPYQILGPTSSRLANPGSGQIQLWQFLLELLSDSANAGCITWEGTNGEFKMTDPDEVARRWGERKSKPNMNYDKLSRALRYYYDKNIMTKVHGKRYAYKFDFHGIAQALQPHPTESSMYKYPSDLAYVPPYHAHQQKVNFVSPHPPSMPVTSSNFFGPSNPYWSSPTAGIYPSASVPRHPNSHMPSHLGSYY; this is encoded by the exons ATG GAGGCACTATCAGTGGTGAGTGAAGACCAGTCTTTGTTTGAGCCTCCTTACGCTGCTGCTGCCCCTCTACCTAAAACAGACATGACGGCATCGAGCACACAGGATTACGGACAGCAACACAAGATCAATCCCATCCCACCCCAGCAGGAATGGATCAATCAGCCAGCTCGTATTAATGTAAAACGTGAATACGACCACCTCAACGGAACAAG AGAATCTCCTGTGGACTGCAGCGTGGGGAAATGCAATAAGCTGGTGAGCAGCTCAGAGACGTCCCAGATGGGTTATGGAGGCTACATGGATGAGAAAACTGCCCCGCCCCCAAACATGACCACAAATGAGAGGAGAGTAATTGTTCCTGCAG ATCCTTCTCTGTGGTCCCCCGATCACGTACGGCAGTGGCTAGACTGGGCCGTAAAAGAGTATGGCCTCCTAGAAATCGACACAGCCATGTTCCAAAACACGGATGGCAAGGAACTGTGTAAGATGAGCAAAGAGGATTTCCTGAGACTCACCACTGCCTATAATGCTGAAGTCCTGCTCTCACATCTTAATTACCTCAGGGAAA GTAGCTCATCAATATCATATAATGCACCATCTCACACTGACCAGTCTCCTCGTCTGGCTGCCAAAGAAG ATGCCTCATATGATGCTGTACGGAGGACAGGTTGGTCAAACAGCATGCACAGTGGTAAAG GCTCCCCTACTGTGGTTTCACAGAATGTATCTAAGAGCACTGAACAAACTCGGCCTCAGCCAG ATCCATACCAAATCTTAGGACCGACAAGCAGTCGACTTGCCAacccag GCTCAGGTCAGATCCAGCTGTGGCAGTTCCTCTTGGAGCTACTATCCGACAGCGCCAATGCTGGCTGCATCACGTGGGAAGGGACCAACGGCGAGTTCAAGATGACCGACCCAGACGAGGTTGCACGGCGCTGGGGAGAGCGCAAGAGCAAGCCCAACATGAACTACGACAAGCTGAGCCGCGCACTGCGCTACTACTACGACAAAAACATCATGACCAAGGTGCATGGCAAGCGATACGCCTACAAGTTCGACTTCCATGGCATCGCCCAAGCCCTGCAGCCTCACCCTACCGAGTCTTCCATGTACAAGTACCCGTCTGACTTGGCCTACGTGCCTCCTTACCACGCTCACCAGCAGAAGGTCAACTTTGTCTCACCACACCCTCCTTCAATGCCTGTCACTTCATCCAATTTTTTTGGCCCTTCTAACCCTTACTGGAGCTCCCCGACGGCAGGCATCTACCCTAGTGCCAGTGTGCCAAGACATCCCAACTCTCATATGCCCTCTCACCTGGGTAGTTACTACTAA
- the fli1 gene encoding Friend leukemia integration 1 transcription factor isoform X2, with protein sequence MDGTIKEALSVVSEDQSLFEPPYAAAAPLPKTDMTASSTQDYGQQHKINPIPPQQEWINQPARINVKREYDHLNGTRESPVDCSVGKCNKLVSSSETSQMGYGGYMDEKTAPPPNMTTNERRVIVPADPSLWSPDHVRQWLDWAVKEYGLLEIDTAMFQNTDGKELCKMSKEDFLRLTTAYNAEVLLSHLNYLRESSSSISYNAPSHTDQSPRLAAKEDASYDAVRRTGWSNSMHSGKGSPTVVSQNVSKSTEQTRPQPDPYQILGPTSSRLANPGSGQIQLWQFLLELLSDSANAGCITWEGTNGEFKMTDPDEVARRWGERKSKPNMNYDKLSRALRYYYDKNIMTKVHGKRYAYKFDFHGIAQALQPHPTESSMYKYPSDLAYVPPYHAHQQKVNFVSPHPPSMPVTSSNFFGPSNPYWSSPTAGIYPSASVPRHPNSHMPSHLGSYY encoded by the exons ATGGACGGAACGATCAAG GAGGCACTATCAGTGGTGAGTGAAGACCAGTCTTTGTTTGAGCCTCCTTACGCTGCTGCTGCCCCTCTACCTAAAACAGACATGACGGCATCGAGCACACAGGATTACGGACAGCAACACAAGATCAATCCCATCCCACCCCAGCAGGAATGGATCAATCAGCCAGCTCGTATTAATGTAAAACGTGAATACGACCACCTCAACGGAACAAG AGAATCTCCTGTGGACTGCAGCGTGGGGAAATGCAATAAGCTGGTGAGCAGCTCAGAGACGTCCCAGATGGGTTATGGAGGCTACATGGATGAGAAAACTGCCCCGCCCCCAAACATGACCACAAATGAGAGGAGAGTAATTGTTCCTGCAG ATCCTTCTCTGTGGTCCCCCGATCACGTACGGCAGTGGCTAGACTGGGCCGTAAAAGAGTATGGCCTCCTAGAAATCGACACAGCCATGTTCCAAAACACGGATGGCAAGGAACTGTGTAAGATGAGCAAAGAGGATTTCCTGAGACTCACCACTGCCTATAATGCTGAAGTCCTGCTCTCACATCTTAATTACCTCAGGGAAA GTAGCTCATCAATATCATATAATGCACCATCTCACACTGACCAGTCTCCTCGTCTGGCTGCCAAAGAAG ATGCCTCATATGATGCTGTACGGAGGACAGGTTGGTCAAACAGCATGCACAGTGGTAAAG GCTCCCCTACTGTGGTTTCACAGAATGTATCTAAGAGCACTGAACAAACTCGGCCTCAGCCAG ATCCATACCAAATCTTAGGACCGACAAGCAGTCGACTTGCCAacccag GCTCAGGTCAGATCCAGCTGTGGCAGTTCCTCTTGGAGCTACTATCCGACAGCGCCAATGCTGGCTGCATCACGTGGGAAGGGACCAACGGCGAGTTCAAGATGACCGACCCAGACGAGGTTGCACGGCGCTGGGGAGAGCGCAAGAGCAAGCCCAACATGAACTACGACAAGCTGAGCCGCGCACTGCGCTACTACTACGACAAAAACATCATGACCAAGGTGCATGGCAAGCGATACGCCTACAAGTTCGACTTCCATGGCATCGCCCAAGCCCTGCAGCCTCACCCTACCGAGTCTTCCATGTACAAGTACCCGTCTGACTTGGCCTACGTGCCTCCTTACCACGCTCACCAGCAGAAGGTCAACTTTGTCTCACCACACCCTCCTTCAATGCCTGTCACTTCATCCAATTTTTTTGGCCCTTCTAACCCTTACTGGAGCTCCCCGACGGCAGGCATCTACCCTAGTGCCAGTGTGCCAAGACATCCCAACTCTCATATGCCCTCTCACCTGGGTAGTTACTACTAA
- the fli1 gene encoding Friend leukemia integration 1 transcription factor isoform X4, which yields MTMFQTVPDTSSYVKEALSVVSEDQSLFEPPYAAAAPLPKTDMTASSTQDYGQQHKINPIPPQQEWINQPARINVKREYDHLNGTRESPVDCSVGKCNKLVSSSETSQMGYGGYMDEKTAPPPNMTTNERRVIVPADPSLWSPDHVRQWLDWAVKEYGLLEIDTAMFQNTDGKELCKMSKEDFLRLTTAYNAEVLLSHLNYLRENASYDAVRRTGWSNSMHSGKGSPTVVSQNVSKSTEQTRPQPDPYQILGPTSSRLANPGSGQIQLWQFLLELLSDSANAGCITWEGTNGEFKMTDPDEVARRWGERKSKPNMNYDKLSRALRYYYDKNIMTKVHGKRYAYKFDFHGIAQALQPHPTESSMYKYPSDLAYVPPYHAHQQKVNFVSPHPPSMPVTSSNFFGPSNPYWSSPTAGIYPSASVPRHPNSHMPSHLGSYY from the exons GAGGCACTATCAGTGGTGAGTGAAGACCAGTCTTTGTTTGAGCCTCCTTACGCTGCTGCTGCCCCTCTACCTAAAACAGACATGACGGCATCGAGCACACAGGATTACGGACAGCAACACAAGATCAATCCCATCCCACCCCAGCAGGAATGGATCAATCAGCCAGCTCGTATTAATGTAAAACGTGAATACGACCACCTCAACGGAACAAG AGAATCTCCTGTGGACTGCAGCGTGGGGAAATGCAATAAGCTGGTGAGCAGCTCAGAGACGTCCCAGATGGGTTATGGAGGCTACATGGATGAGAAAACTGCCCCGCCCCCAAACATGACCACAAATGAGAGGAGAGTAATTGTTCCTGCAG ATCCTTCTCTGTGGTCCCCCGATCACGTACGGCAGTGGCTAGACTGGGCCGTAAAAGAGTATGGCCTCCTAGAAATCGACACAGCCATGTTCCAAAACACGGATGGCAAGGAACTGTGTAAGATGAGCAAAGAGGATTTCCTGAGACTCACCACTGCCTATAATGCTGAAGTCCTGCTCTCACATCTTAATTACCTCAGGGAAA ATGCCTCATATGATGCTGTACGGAGGACAGGTTGGTCAAACAGCATGCACAGTGGTAAAG GCTCCCCTACTGTGGTTTCACAGAATGTATCTAAGAGCACTGAACAAACTCGGCCTCAGCCAG ATCCATACCAAATCTTAGGACCGACAAGCAGTCGACTTGCCAacccag GCTCAGGTCAGATCCAGCTGTGGCAGTTCCTCTTGGAGCTACTATCCGACAGCGCCAATGCTGGCTGCATCACGTGGGAAGGGACCAACGGCGAGTTCAAGATGACCGACCCAGACGAGGTTGCACGGCGCTGGGGAGAGCGCAAGAGCAAGCCCAACATGAACTACGACAAGCTGAGCCGCGCACTGCGCTACTACTACGACAAAAACATCATGACCAAGGTGCATGGCAAGCGATACGCCTACAAGTTCGACTTCCATGGCATCGCCCAAGCCCTGCAGCCTCACCCTACCGAGTCTTCCATGTACAAGTACCCGTCTGACTTGGCCTACGTGCCTCCTTACCACGCTCACCAGCAGAAGGTCAACTTTGTCTCACCACACCCTCCTTCAATGCCTGTCACTTCATCCAATTTTTTTGGCCCTTCTAACCCTTACTGGAGCTCCCCGACGGCAGGCATCTACCCTAGTGCCAGTGTGCCAAGACATCCCAACTCTCATATGCCCTCTCACCTGGGTAGTTACTACTAA
- the fli1 gene encoding Friend leukemia integration 1 transcription factor isoform X1 — protein MTMFQTVPDTSSYVKEALSVVSEDQSLFEPPYAAAAPLPKTDMTASSTQDYGQQHKINPIPPQQEWINQPARINVKREYDHLNGTRESPVDCSVGKCNKLVSSSETSQMGYGGYMDEKTAPPPNMTTNERRVIVPADPSLWSPDHVRQWLDWAVKEYGLLEIDTAMFQNTDGKELCKMSKEDFLRLTTAYNAEVLLSHLNYLRESSSSISYNAPSHTDQSPRLAAKEDASYDAVRRTGWSNSMHSGKGSPTVVSQNVSKSTEQTRPQPDPYQILGPTSSRLANPGSGQIQLWQFLLELLSDSANAGCITWEGTNGEFKMTDPDEVARRWGERKSKPNMNYDKLSRALRYYYDKNIMTKVHGKRYAYKFDFHGIAQALQPHPTESSMYKYPSDLAYVPPYHAHQQKVNFVSPHPPSMPVTSSNFFGPSNPYWSSPTAGIYPSASVPRHPNSHMPSHLGSYY, from the exons GAGGCACTATCAGTGGTGAGTGAAGACCAGTCTTTGTTTGAGCCTCCTTACGCTGCTGCTGCCCCTCTACCTAAAACAGACATGACGGCATCGAGCACACAGGATTACGGACAGCAACACAAGATCAATCCCATCCCACCCCAGCAGGAATGGATCAATCAGCCAGCTCGTATTAATGTAAAACGTGAATACGACCACCTCAACGGAACAAG AGAATCTCCTGTGGACTGCAGCGTGGGGAAATGCAATAAGCTGGTGAGCAGCTCAGAGACGTCCCAGATGGGTTATGGAGGCTACATGGATGAGAAAACTGCCCCGCCCCCAAACATGACCACAAATGAGAGGAGAGTAATTGTTCCTGCAG ATCCTTCTCTGTGGTCCCCCGATCACGTACGGCAGTGGCTAGACTGGGCCGTAAAAGAGTATGGCCTCCTAGAAATCGACACAGCCATGTTCCAAAACACGGATGGCAAGGAACTGTGTAAGATGAGCAAAGAGGATTTCCTGAGACTCACCACTGCCTATAATGCTGAAGTCCTGCTCTCACATCTTAATTACCTCAGGGAAA GTAGCTCATCAATATCATATAATGCACCATCTCACACTGACCAGTCTCCTCGTCTGGCTGCCAAAGAAG ATGCCTCATATGATGCTGTACGGAGGACAGGTTGGTCAAACAGCATGCACAGTGGTAAAG GCTCCCCTACTGTGGTTTCACAGAATGTATCTAAGAGCACTGAACAAACTCGGCCTCAGCCAG ATCCATACCAAATCTTAGGACCGACAAGCAGTCGACTTGCCAacccag GCTCAGGTCAGATCCAGCTGTGGCAGTTCCTCTTGGAGCTACTATCCGACAGCGCCAATGCTGGCTGCATCACGTGGGAAGGGACCAACGGCGAGTTCAAGATGACCGACCCAGACGAGGTTGCACGGCGCTGGGGAGAGCGCAAGAGCAAGCCCAACATGAACTACGACAAGCTGAGCCGCGCACTGCGCTACTACTACGACAAAAACATCATGACCAAGGTGCATGGCAAGCGATACGCCTACAAGTTCGACTTCCATGGCATCGCCCAAGCCCTGCAGCCTCACCCTACCGAGTCTTCCATGTACAAGTACCCGTCTGACTTGGCCTACGTGCCTCCTTACCACGCTCACCAGCAGAAGGTCAACTTTGTCTCACCACACCCTCCTTCAATGCCTGTCACTTCATCCAATTTTTTTGGCCCTTCTAACCCTTACTGGAGCTCCCCGACGGCAGGCATCTACCCTAGTGCCAGTGTGCCAAGACATCCCAACTCTCATATGCCCTCTCACCTGGGTAGTTACTACTAA
- the fli1 gene encoding Friend leukemia integration 1 transcription factor isoform X5, which produces MTASSTQDYGQQHKINPIPPQQEWINQPARINVKREYDHLNGTRESPVDCSVGKCNKLVSSSETSQMGYGGYMDEKTAPPPNMTTNERRVIVPADPSLWSPDHVRQWLDWAVKEYGLLEIDTAMFQNTDGKELCKMSKEDFLRLTTAYNAEVLLSHLNYLRESSSSISYNAPSHTDQSPRLAAKEDASYDAVRRTGWSNSMHSGKGSPTVVSQNVSKSTEQTRPQPDPYQILGPTSSRLANPGSGQIQLWQFLLELLSDSANAGCITWEGTNGEFKMTDPDEVARRWGERKSKPNMNYDKLSRALRYYYDKNIMTKVHGKRYAYKFDFHGIAQALQPHPTESSMYKYPSDLAYVPPYHAHQQKVNFVSPHPPSMPVTSSNFFGPSNPYWSSPTAGIYPSASVPRHPNSHMPSHLGSYY; this is translated from the exons ATGACGGCATCGAGCACACAGGATTACGGACAGCAACACAAGATCAATCCCATCCCACCCCAGCAGGAATGGATCAATCAGCCAGCTCGTATTAATGTAAAACGTGAATACGACCACCTCAACGGAACAAG AGAATCTCCTGTGGACTGCAGCGTGGGGAAATGCAATAAGCTGGTGAGCAGCTCAGAGACGTCCCAGATGGGTTATGGAGGCTACATGGATGAGAAAACTGCCCCGCCCCCAAACATGACCACAAATGAGAGGAGAGTAATTGTTCCTGCAG ATCCTTCTCTGTGGTCCCCCGATCACGTACGGCAGTGGCTAGACTGGGCCGTAAAAGAGTATGGCCTCCTAGAAATCGACACAGCCATGTTCCAAAACACGGATGGCAAGGAACTGTGTAAGATGAGCAAAGAGGATTTCCTGAGACTCACCACTGCCTATAATGCTGAAGTCCTGCTCTCACATCTTAATTACCTCAGGGAAA GTAGCTCATCAATATCATATAATGCACCATCTCACACTGACCAGTCTCCTCGTCTGGCTGCCAAAGAAG ATGCCTCATATGATGCTGTACGGAGGACAGGTTGGTCAAACAGCATGCACAGTGGTAAAG GCTCCCCTACTGTGGTTTCACAGAATGTATCTAAGAGCACTGAACAAACTCGGCCTCAGCCAG ATCCATACCAAATCTTAGGACCGACAAGCAGTCGACTTGCCAacccag GCTCAGGTCAGATCCAGCTGTGGCAGTTCCTCTTGGAGCTACTATCCGACAGCGCCAATGCTGGCTGCATCACGTGGGAAGGGACCAACGGCGAGTTCAAGATGACCGACCCAGACGAGGTTGCACGGCGCTGGGGAGAGCGCAAGAGCAAGCCCAACATGAACTACGACAAGCTGAGCCGCGCACTGCGCTACTACTACGACAAAAACATCATGACCAAGGTGCATGGCAAGCGATACGCCTACAAGTTCGACTTCCATGGCATCGCCCAAGCCCTGCAGCCTCACCCTACCGAGTCTTCCATGTACAAGTACCCGTCTGACTTGGCCTACGTGCCTCCTTACCACGCTCACCAGCAGAAGGTCAACTTTGTCTCACCACACCCTCCTTCAATGCCTGTCACTTCATCCAATTTTTTTGGCCCTTCTAACCCTTACTGGAGCTCCCCGACGGCAGGCATCTACCCTAGTGCCAGTGTGCCAAGACATCCCAACTCTCATATGCCCTCTCACCTGGGTAGTTACTACTAA
- the LOC124395518 gene encoding ATP-sensitive inward rectifier potassium channel 1-like, giving the protein MTRTLPELLREYLARRRIQRNRLVTKDGHCNIAFGSVKQSHLFVYILDFWTTLMNMRWRFVIFHLGISYVFGWFIFGLLWYWAAFANGDLFWQNPPVNHNYCVENLFDMTGAFLQSIECQMSIGYGYRLITPYCKSAITILTIQVVFGTVNLCFWCGVVMSKVARGKKRGKTIRFSNMAVISSNKGSLCLQIRVANMRKSLMIGSQIYGKLLKTTIKPNGETIIMDQTKIDFIVDAGKDNLFFVCPLTLYHIINESSPFYQMTVDTLHQQEFELVVFLDGTAESTSSSCQVRTSYLPKEIMWGYKFLPIISRSKEGKYHVDFSNFAKVAPVDTPPFASYFAESPPGFHHHSPPTDSDRVQEIEVKEQFITTNM; this is encoded by the coding sequence ATGACACGTACCTTACCAGAGTTGCTTAGAGAATACTTGGCTCGAAGGCGCATTCAGAGAAATCGCTTGGTGACCAAGGACGGCCACTGCAACATTGCATTTGGCAGTGTGAAACAGAGCCATCTTTTTGTCTACATTCTAGACTTCTGGACAACCTTAATGAACATGCGCTGGCGTTTTGTCATCTTTCACTTGGGGATTTCCTATGTGTTTGGCTGGTTCATTTTTGGACTGCTCTGGTATTGGGCTGCTTTTGCTAATGGTGATCTATTCTGGCAAAATCCACCTGTTAACCATAACTATTGTGTTGAGAACCTTTTTGATATGACTGGTGCTTTCCTTCAGTCTATAGAATGTCAGATGTCGATCGGTTATGGTTATCGACTCATCACTCCATATTGTAAAAGTGCCATCACCATCCTAACAATTCAGGTTGTCTTTGGAACGGTAAATCTCTGTTTCTGGTGTGGGGTGGTTATGAGTAAAGTTGCCCGTGGGAAAAAAAGAGGCAAAACCATCCGCTTTAGCAATATGGCTGTTATCTCCTCCAACAAGGGCAGTCTCTGTTTGCAGATACGAGTGGCCAACATGCGCAAGTCCTTGATGATTGGAAGTCAGATCTATGGCAAACTTCTTAAAACAACTATCAAACCTAATGGCGAGACCATAATAATGGACCAGACCAAGATAGATTTCATTGTAGATGCTGGAAAGGACAACCTTTTCTTTGTCTGCCCTTTGACCCTGTACCATATTATTAATGAATCAAGCCCATTTTATCAAATGACAGTAGATACTCTTCACCAGCAGGAGTTTGAGTTAGTGGTGTTTCTCGATGGCACTGCAGAGTCCACTAGTTCCTCCTGCCAGGTCAGAACTTCCTACCTTCCTAAAGAGATCATGTGGGGCTACAAGTTCCTTCCTATCATCTCACGAAGCAAAGAGGGAAAGTATCATGTTGATTTTTCCAACTTTGCCAAAGTGGCTCCTGTGGACACACCACCATTTGCCAGTTACTTTGCTGAATCCCCACCTGGCTTTCATCATCACAGTCCTCCCACTGACAGTGACAGGGTTCAGGAGATAGAAGTTAAAGAACAGTTCATTACTACCAATATGTAa